The following is a genomic window from Pseudomonas parafulva.
AGGGCGGAGGAAGTGTGCATAGGCGTTCCTGGAGCGGCGAGGCGCGATCAGTTCAAGGTGACGGGCGCCACGCTGACACTGGTGCCGTAATCGTCGATGTAGCTGAGCGAGATACGATCTGCGCTGCGCACCTTGACCGGCAGCACGCGGTGTTCGCCAGGGCGCAGGACATCGATGGGCGAATCCAGCGTTTGGTCGTTGACCTTGAGCTCGCTGACCACCACGTGAAACTTGGAAGGATTGTCCACCGTCAGGTTGCCGCCGGCAGCGCTCCACGCCAGCGAGGCCACGGCGTCCTTGGCCGAGCCGGTCAGCCCGGCGGGACGGTAGAACAGCTTGATGGTGGTCTTGAGCGCGATCTGCAGCACGTTCTTGTCGCGCTGATCGTCACGCATGGCGGGGATGGCCTTGACGTTCATCAGGAACAGGCTTTCTCGGTCCTGGGGCACGTTGGCGCCACCGGCAAAAATCACCCGCAGGATGTTTTCCTTGTTGGCGTCGAGGCGGAACAGCGGCGGTGTGACGATGAAACTGTCCAGGCTGGCATCGTTCGCCGCGCCGTAGCCGCTGACCCACGACTGCACCAGATAGGGCGAATCGTCTTCGCGGTTGCTGACCGTCAGGTTCGCTTCGTTCTGCTTGCCGTCGTAGATCAGCCGGGTGGCGCCCACGGTCACGGCGGCTTGCGACGCCCCAGCGAACAGCAGGGACAGCCAGGCCAGGTGGGTGAGAACACGTTTACGCATGGGTGAACCTCGGGAATCGAGAGCCATGCCAGGCACGGCCCTCGCAGGGGCTTACTTGTAGGTGACGTCGAAGGTGGCCAGGGCATTGACCTGACCGGTGCCGATACCGGACGTGGTGACCTGGTTCGGCGCTTCACCGGTGGTGGTGTCGAGCGCGGTGCGCACGTAGGAGGCGACGAAGTCGAAGGTGTTGGACTGGTTACGCAGGGCGTAGTCTTCGGTGGCCTTGTTCAGGGCCACTTTCGAGCCGGTGCGCGCGTCGTCGATCTGGATGGCGATGCCTTTGACCTGGTTCTCGCCGCTCAGGCCCAGCAAGGTGTTGTCCTGTGCGTCGGGCTGGCCGCTGAACTTGATCTGCACGTTGTTGCGGGTCTGCAGGCTGCAGTTGTCCAGCGTCAGCGAGAACTGCTTGGGCTTGGCCTTGGCGCCCACGGTGTTGGCGAAGTCGGCGATGCGTACCGGATCGAGGTTGACCGACTTGGTGACGTCGCTGGTGTTGATGGTGCAGGCGTTGTCGGTGACCGAGCCGGTGAAGACGATCTGGCCGCCGTCGGCGAACGACGCCGAGCTGGCCAGCAGGCAGCAGGTGCCGAAGGCCAGGCTGAGTTTTTTCACAGAGTTATGCATTGCAATGCCCTTTACGTTGAAGGATGACTGCCTGCCACTTCCGGTAGGCCAGTGCATGGTGCATTGCGCTGCGCGCACGAGACATTAGACGAATCTTAAACGCGCCTGGACGCGCTTTGGCTCGGCAGCAACTGAGCGTCACTGGGAACACAAAGCCTGCATGGAGACCACTGCCCGGCTCAATTTCCAGCCTTCTGCAAGGCGCTTTGTGGGAGCGGCCTTGCGTCGCGATTGGACCGCAGAGCGGTCCCGGCAATGGCAGCGGCGAAGCTGAAAACCTGGGACCGCTGCGCGGTCCGATCGCGACGCAAGGCCGCTCCCACGAGATCGTGCAGCCCTCCCGAAGTTGAGCAAGACCGCTGATCGGTGCTCGGTGAAAGACAGTTGGCTCCCCCAGGGGCCTGAACTGCGTCCTGGGGCACGACAACCTGCTATCACTCGGCCATTGCCCTGGCACCCCTCAAGTGGGATCATTCGCAACTGCACCTGATTCCCATCCAAGGCTGACCCTCGTGCCCGTCCAGCTCCTGCTCGCCGAAGACGACCCCCACCTGCGCCACGACCTGCAGCAGCATTTCCAGCGCCGCCAGTTCAGCGTGCAGGCCTGTGCCAATGGCACCGAGGCACTGACGGCGCTGGCCTCGGGTCGGTACGACCTGATCCTGCTGGACATCCTGCTGCCCGGCATCGACGGCCTGAGCCTGCTCGACGAACTGCGTCGTGGCCAGGCCGTGCCGGTGATGCTGATGTCGGCCCTGGGCGCCGAGCAGGACCGCATCAGCGGCTTCACCCGTGGCGCCGACGATTACCTGCCCAAGCCGTTCAGCCTCGCCGAACTGGATGCGCGGGTCGACGCCCTGCTGCGCCGCGTGGCCCTCGACCGACACCCACCTGTCGCGTTCACCGAAGGCGCGCTGTGCTTCGATCCGCTCGACCAGGATGTCACTCACCACGGCCTGCGGGCCGGGCTGACCGGCTCGGAGTTTCGCCTGCTGAGCACCCTCAAGGCACATGCAGGCGAGGCGCTGAGCAAACCGTTTCTGTACCAGAGCGTGCTGCACCGCCCCTACATGCGCCTGGATCGCGGCCTGGACGTGCACGTGTGCAACCTGCGCCGCAAACTGGCAGCCATCGGTGCCGGGCATTTGCAGATCCAGGCCGTGCGCGGCCAGGGCTACGTGCTGATCGACATGGCCCACGCCTGATGCGCCGCCATCCGCTGCTGTGGAAACTGGCGCTGCTGCAGGTGTGCTTCTGCCTGCTGCTGACCTGGCTTCTATGGACCTGGGGCCTGTCGGTGGAGCGCAGCACCTACTTCCTCGCCCCAGCCGAACGTGACTACCTGGCGCACTTCGCCGAACAGGCCGAACAGGCCTGGCAACGCGATGGCGCCCAGGGCGTGGAGCAGTACCGGCGCGCGCTGCAACGCCGCGAAGACACCTGGGTCGCCATCGTCGGCCCGCGCCTGCAAAGCCTGGGCAGCACGCCGCTTAGTGCCGAAGAAGCCAGTCGCCTGACCTTCATGCGCAAGCTCGACTGGCCCATGAGTCGGCGCCTGCAAGACGAGCTGCCCTACGTCAGCATCGCTTTTCCCACGCGGCCGCAGGACGGTCGCCTGGTCATCCAGTTGCCCGAGCACCTGCTGCCCACCGGCCTGACGCCCTGGACCCACGTCATCACCCATGGCGTGGCGCCTGCGCTGCTGGCACTGCTGCTCGGCCTGCTGCTGTACCGGCACCTGGTAGTGCCGCTCAACCGCCTGCGCGACCGCGCCGACGCGCTGCGCGCGGACAACCTGGACAGCCCCGGCCTGGCCCTGCACACCCGCCACGACGAGCTGGGTGAACTGGCACAGGCCTTCGAGCACCTGGCCCTGCGCCTGCGCCGCAGCCTCGATCAGCAGCGCCTGCTGCTGCGCACGCTGTCCCACGAACTGCGCACCCCGCTGGCGCGCCTGCGGATCGCCCATGACAGCCCACTGCCCCCCGAGCAACTGCGCCAGCGCCTGACGCGGGAAGTGGATGACATGCAGAAACTGCTGGAGGACACCCTCGATCTGGCCTGGATGGACACCGAGCGGCCACAGGTGCCGACCGCGCCGCTGCAGGTGCTGTCGGTGTGGGAGGCGCTGGTGCAGGACGCCTGCTTCGAAAGCGGCTGGGCGGCCGAGCGCCTGCCCTGCACGCTGGGGCCTGACTGCGTGGTACAGGCGCACCTGGACAGCCTGGCCCAGGCCTTGGAAAACCTGCTGCGCAACGCCATCCGCCACTCACCGCCGGGCGGCCGGGTGTGCCTCGACGGCTGGCGCGAGGGCGAACACTGGCACCTGTGCCTGCGCGACCAGGGCAGCGGGGTGCCGGACGACGCGCTGGAACGCATCTTCCAGCCCTACCAGCGCCTGCCCGACAGCGGCAGCGGCTTCGGCCTGGGCCTGGCCATCGCGCGCAGTGCCGTCGAGCTGCAGGG
Proteins encoded in this region:
- a CDS encoding fimbrial protein — encoded protein: MHNSVKKLSLAFGTCCLLASSASFADGGQIVFTGSVTDNACTINTSDVTKSVNLDPVRIADFANTVGAKAKPKQFSLTLDNCSLQTRNNVQIKFSGQPDAQDNTLLGLSGENQVKGIAIQIDDARTGSKVALNKATEDYALRNQSNTFDFVASYVRTALDTTTGEAPNQVTTSGIGTGQVNALATFDVTYK
- a CDS encoding fimbrial biogenesis chaperone — its product is MRKRVLTHLAWLSLLFAGASQAAVTVGATRLIYDGKQNEANLTVSNREDDSPYLVQSWVSGYGAANDASLDSFIVTPPLFRLDANKENILRVIFAGGANVPQDRESLFLMNVKAIPAMRDDQRDKNVLQIALKTTIKLFYRPAGLTGSAKDAVASLAWSAAGGNLTVDNPSKFHVVVSELKVNDQTLDSPIDVLRPGEHRVLPVKVRSADRISLSYIDDYGTSVSVAPVTLN
- a CDS encoding response regulator transcription factor → MPVQLLLAEDDPHLRHDLQQHFQRRQFSVQACANGTEALTALASGRYDLILLDILLPGIDGLSLLDELRRGQAVPVMLMSALGAEQDRISGFTRGADDYLPKPFSLAELDARVDALLRRVALDRHPPVAFTEGALCFDPLDQDVTHHGLRAGLTGSEFRLLSTLKAHAGEALSKPFLYQSVLHRPYMRLDRGLDVHVCNLRRKLAAIGAGHLQIQAVRGQGYVLIDMAHA
- a CDS encoding HAMP domain-containing sensor histidine kinase, which produces MRRHPLLWKLALLQVCFCLLLTWLLWTWGLSVERSTYFLAPAERDYLAHFAEQAEQAWQRDGAQGVEQYRRALQRREDTWVAIVGPRLQSLGSTPLSAEEASRLTFMRKLDWPMSRRLQDELPYVSIAFPTRPQDGRLVIQLPEHLLPTGLTPWTHVITHGVAPALLALLLGLLLYRHLVVPLNRLRDRADALRADNLDSPGLALHTRHDELGELAQAFEHLALRLRRSLDQQRLLLRTLSHELRTPLARLRIAHDSPLPPEQLRQRLTREVDDMQKLLEDTLDLAWMDTERPQVPTAPLQVLSVWEALVQDACFESGWAAERLPCTLGPDCVVQAHLDSLAQALENLLRNAIRHSPPGGRVCLDGWREGEHWHLCLRDQGSGVPDDALERIFQPYQRLPDSGSGFGLGLAIARSAVELQGGTLWASNGHPGLVQHLRLPAATSV